The sequence ACTCGGTCAGGTAGAACTGCCAAGAGCGACGATTGGATCTATACGAGAGGCTTTTTGGGCAGGATAGAGACCAAAAAAGAGTCCGATTAGTATTGCTACAACCAGAGGGACAATAAGGCCGGGTATTGAGAATGTGATTGGCCATTTTGTGAGAGAGCCAATAACAAGAGAAAGAAAGATGCCGCCGACAATTCCCAAAAGCCCGCCTGTGAAGGTGAGAAGCACCGCTTCACTGAGAAACTGGGCAAGAATATGTTCGGGACTGGCACCTACAGCGCGTCTGAGACCAATCTCTTTTATTCGTTCGGATATGTTGGCAAGCATGATATTCATGATCCCTATACCTCCGATGATAAGAGAAAGTGCCGCTATTATGCCTAAAACAATATTGAATATATGCTGAATTCTTTGCGATTGCGCAAGTAATTCAAGGGGAATGACAAGCTGAAAATCATCTACTCCGTTATGGGCAATCTCCAGGCTGCGGCGAATAAGCATAGCTGCTGTGGAGATCTGGTCTGTGCTGTGTATTCTCACTATGATTTCACTCAACGGCGGCTTGTCGTACGATGATGTGTTGTTTGTCCTGCTATCTGATTCAATAACATCAAGTGGAAAAAAAATTGTGTCATTGAGGTTTTGCATGGTGAACTGTGTTTCGGCGGTGTTTGAGAGATCCTGACGGTTGAGAACACCCACAACCTGGAAGAGCTGATCTCCAATGCGAAGAGATTGTCCAAGCCGCCCATTTTCACCAAGTCTACTGGCGATCTGCCAGCCAAGGACACATACCTGGTTTCGCTCACCTGTATCTGATTCGCTGATAAAACGACCATTATCAAGTTTGATGCCAAGTATACGACCATAACTTGCTGTACATTCAACAAGCTTGGGGCTCAGGTGCTCGGGGAGTCCGGTTAAATTGAGAGCCCGTTCTCTGGCCGCTGCGGTGTCACTGATAAAAGAATTATTGCTTTGCAGTCGATAACGATCGTCGTCCTGCAGGCCGGCTGAATGGTGCTCCCTGGCACGTGACCGTTGTTCCGGGGTCAGTTGGTCTGCCCTGATGTATATGTTGTTCACGCCCATTTTTTCAATCTGTCGTAACGTTTCCTGCTTCGCTCCATCACCGATGGCGATGATAGCCACCACAGCCATGACACCGCAGATAATACCTAGAGTAGAGAGAGTTGAACGGAGCTTATGCTGCAGCAGGGAAGAGCAGGCGGTTTTGATGATTATTTTGATGAAATGTTTGTGTTTATTCAAGGTAACCATCAATCATGTACCGTGTAGACCGGGCAAGTTTGGCAACATCGCGATCGTGGGTGACCATTATAACGGTGCAGCCCTGTTTATTGATTTCTTGAAATAAGGAGAGGACTTCCAGAGTGCTGGAATGATCAAGATTACCTGTGGGTTCGTCTGCCAGGATAAGCTCAGGTTGCATGGCAAGAGCACGTGCAATCGTTACTCTTTGCATCTCTCCACCGGAGAGTTCAGCTGGCTTGTGCATCATGCGCTTGTCCAGACCAACCTGATCGATGGCCCGACGGGCATTTTCACCGGCCTGTTCAGGCGCCATTCCATTGTAAAGGGCGGGAAGCAGGACATTTTCCATTACTGTCATTGCAGGTAACAGGTGAAAATTCTGAAAAACATGAGCAACAGTGTTTGCCCTGAGCCTTGCAAGTTCCTTCTCTTTAAGTTGCAGTATGTCTCGATTGTTGAGAAAATAGCTACCACTGCTTGGTCTCAGGAGGCAACCGAGAATGTGAAGAAGGGTAGACTTTCCTGAACCAGATGCACCCATAACAGCGATAAACTCACCATGATGAACATCCATGTCAACGCCGTGCAGTACTTCTATCTTTCCGGATCCATGGGGATAGTGGTGACGAAGTTCTCTTGTGGAAATGAGCATATTCTGTTTATCGTTCCGGCTCATCAGTTAATGACGGGATGTATCATGGATACGGTTTCTCCCGCCTTGAGTCCATCGGTTACCTCTATGAAGTTTTCATTGCTGTATCCGGTATGTATACGGCGTAATACCAGTTTGCTGCCGTTTTTGACATAGCAGTAGTGGCCACTGCTGTCATGGAATACAGCTTCCACAGGAAGTGACAGGGCCTGTTGCAGATTGGCAGTCTCAATAATAATACGGGCAGACATGCCTGGTCTGAGTTTTTTCTCTACCCTGTCAAAGGAGAAGTGAACCTGGAAGTATTTTTCTCCCTCTCTGCGTCCTGGTCGTTTCTTTGCCAATGCACCGATAAAAGAGAGTCTGGCTGGAAAACTGATGTCGGGATATGCTTCTACGGTGATGGTTGTACTCTGACCAATAGCCACTTTATGGAGATCAATTTCACGAATTGTACTCTTCACAATAAGACTCTCGATGTCGGGTAGATAGAGAATAGGGCTGTTAATTATAACAGTGTCGCCTTCACGGACAGTTCGCATTTCGCCATTGTAGAAACTTTCATGGTGGATAAGGAGACCGTCAAAGGGAGCACGTAGTACGGTTTTATCAAGCTCTGATTCTGCCTGTTCCAGAGCAGTTTGTTTTGCCTTCAGCTTTGCCATTACCTGCTGAATAGCAGCCTGGGCCCTGGCAATTTTGTGGACACCAGCCTGTCGTATTTGCTGATAAGCAAGTTTTGCATTTTCTACCTTGGCCTTGCTACTCTCCGTAAGAGAAGGCAGCACCAGGTCTCGATAACTTTTATAGCGACGGTCGGCGCTGGCAAATTGTTCAGTAAATGTGTCAATTTTTTCCTGTCCACGACTGATTTCGGCAGGATTACTGTATCCATCGTCAGCCAGTAGCTTCAGGTCTCTTACATAGTCCTGGTAGCGTTTGAGTTCAGACTGGGCTTTATCACGTTCGTCCTGATATTGGGTAAGGGTTATGGGACCTTCACCCTGAACGAGTCTGTCAAATTCAAGACGGGCCACCTTGAGATTGTAGTCTGATGTGGTAACTCGCTGGGCCAACTCGGTTTTTTCCCACTCGAGTAACTGTTCCGCTGCATTGACACCGGCGCTGAGATCATCGATCTGGGCAGAGAGTTCTGCAATGATTTCTTCAAATTGAGTTGGATCAAATCGGACCAGTACATCTCCTTTTTTTACAGGATAGCCATCAGGAGCGAGATAAATAACCTTTGCTCCGGCCCCCTTAATGCTGGATGATACGAAATAAGCGTTGACCGCTTCTAAAGTGCCAAGGGTCTTCACTGTAATTTGAAAATCGCGAAGGGTGGCTGTGGTGAAGGAGGAAGGTTTTTCTTGTACCTGTTCGTCACTGCTCCAAAGGACTTGAGTTAATGTGAAGGCAAAAAAAACCAGAACAGCGGTGAGTAGAAAAAAACGTTTCATGGTTTTGTCTCAGGAGAATAGGCAAGCAGGGTACCCATGACAGCACGCAGTCGGTATCCGTTTATGATATAGTTGATCTCGTCGGACATGAGATTTACTCTGGCGCGCTCGACCTGGGTTTGAGATTCAATGAGGTCGAAATTGTCTGCTTCGTTGTACTGGAATTTAATATGGGCCAGTCGTTGTTTACCAGTTGCCTGGATAAGCTGTTCCCGTCGAAGTGCTATTCGTTCCTCTGATTTTTCCAGGGAGTTGAGCACCGTTCGGACCTCACGGATAATGTTTTGCTGAGATGACTCGAATTTAAGATTCTCGCGCTTGACAGCGAGACGACTCTTTGCCCAGGCGGTTTTTTCTTCTGAACGTGCCAGGTCGGTACTGCTTGTCAGACCAATACTCCAACGGTCCTCATCGAAAAAAAGAACATCCCCAAAGTCGCTTGAACGGCCCCGCCGAGTGTAAGTACTTACAAGTTTGAGCTCTGGAAGAGTGTTATGCCGGGCGATCTTTTCCCGGCGCATTGCCTCAGCGATATCGGCTTTACTCTGGAATGATTCAATCCGTTGTTTAAGAGCTATCTTGACGGCCTGCTCCCTCTTCATCGTGATGAGTGTGTATTCCTGTGGAGCTTCAACATAAATGGGGCTGTCAAGTGGCAGGGCAACAATATCTTTTAAACGATCAGCGATTTCAGCGACCCGTTCTCTGGCGAGGCTCAAACTCTCTTGGATATCTTTTATACGAATTTCTGCACGATAAATATCCATGGATTTCGCAATGCCGGATTTTTCTTTAACAATTGCACTTTTTAAATGGACTTTAAGATGTTTAAGTTGCTCGGTGTAGAGAGAAACCAGATGTTGTTCCCGGATAAGGGTGTAGACAGTGGTGACTGTATTGAGGATTGTATTTACTTTTTTTTGATGCAATGTTCGGTCTGAAGAGGCGAGGGCGTATTCGCTGGCATAAACACTGTCCAAGTTGATATCTTTCCCCAGACCACGTATCAGTGGTATTGCAAGTGAAAAACCAACCCCTGCACCATACTCATCAGTCTCCTTTTCGATACTTGGTTCCAGATTCAGGATGACACCGCTTGTAAACTTTTTAGAGATCAACCCTCCAACTCTCCAGATGGACTGTTCTTCCTCGGGGTTTGAGGTGTAATTAATACTGGAAAGAGGGTTGACCTTAATGTCAAAAGTGTTCTGGGCTGCTTCCATATTGAGGCGACTGTTATCCAGATCCAGAGTGTCACTGATAAGGTTGCGATTGTAGCGGAGGGCTCTTGCGACAGCAGTCTCCAAAGTAAGACGAACAGGTTCGACGGCAGCATACCCTGACGAAGGTATATGAACAGTAAGGAGTGTCAGGAAAGCTACTATATTAAAAAAAGACTGTAGTTTGTAGTTCATTTGAATCGTACTTGAAACAGATTGAAGAGCAGAGAGAATTGTGCAACTACAAATTAGAAAAGCTAATAATTAAAATATATTGAATCAGGACAGTCTGCAAGTCAATTCGTGAATAGCCTGAAAATCATATGTTAGAGCTGTTGGGGGGGAAGGGGTGGATTAAAAAATACACAAACTGATTTTAGAGGAAAAAGAATACCTGAGTATGTACAAAACTAAGCCGTTTCGTTCGTCATTCCGGCGCAGGCGGGAATCCAGGGGGGTGGTATAGAACTGGGTCCCCGCCTGCGCGGGGATGACATCAGCATGGTTTTCTTGTGATTCTTTTGTTTTATCAGCCTATTGTATTCGTATTGTGTGAAGTTGGCTGAGTTTCATACGTAATCAGAAAAGAATAAATCAAAGTTGATTGGAATTTGTTTTTAAATTTTGCGGTTTGCCCGTTAATTGGTCCGCCTATTCCAGGTAGCAGAGTTATGTATCTACGTGGAGTATTATAGCTGGCTTTACGTTGAAATTTCTTCCTTAAAAACAGTTTTACCATTGGCAGATATAGCACTAGAAATAAATAAAGAATTAACAATTTTCATTAAGAACCAGAAGGTCAGTAATGGCAACACTATCACCTGAATAACGAAGATCCCCAGATAGAGAAATGTTAATCTCAATAGGTTCTCAACTATGACTCCCTTGTTTTCCATGATGACTTGAATGGTATCTTTAAAGTCTACGGATTTCTCTTTTATGTAAGAGGCACTGTTCCCAATAGTCCCCATGAATCCGTCTAGCTTTGGTAAATTAACACCTTTGATTTTGTCAATATCAGTGGTGCTTGCAGTGAGTGTAGCGTTCGCCTCTATAATCTTATCTTCAAAAAATGTCTCCTGGAGGAACTCATTGGCTATGGAGGATATCGGAAGACAGAAGCGAGCTATTGACGCAACGACCATTACACTCATCAGTATGCGCTGGAGTTTTAAGATCCTTGCATTTTTGGACCACACAAGGAGTGATAAAAACACCAATAGGACAGCTAGGATTTGGGGAACAATTGTTACACTGATTTCATACGCTAGTTCTTGTACCCCCAGTGAAGTGATTGATAAGACCAGTACGTTTGCTAAACGCTCCACCATGTCATTTATTGGGTCTACTATTTGACCTACCGCTAAAGACAATCCTATGCCAGCAGGTTCTAATTGGACGCTGGATTCCTGAATAACAGAAACTGTGGCATTGATCACCCGGCATACTCCATAACTGACACCAGCTTTTGTAATTGAGTCCTTAAAGTATGAATCTGCTGGTGAGTCAATCACAGGAATCTGTACCCCTGATGAGAAAAATAATACGACTGATAGGAGTATTCCTACGACTGACTTTGCGGCTGTGTGTCTGATTATTGTGTTCATAATTGTGTAAATAAATGGATTATCGGTGACGTCTATTTTTTGTTCTTCGGATATCTCTTTTTGTCTTACTCGTGGTAACGCTTGATATCAGCGTGCAACTAGCTCACTTACATTTTTATAATGAGCCATATTTATCAAAAGTATTCGCGCTTTATGTGATTTTCTGAATAGTTTGAAGTGTGGAGAGGATTTTCACTTCACTTTTGAAATTTGCCAGCTTGGTCTTACCCCGTTCCTGAGTCAACATGATATCACAAGCGCCTTGTATTCCATACATAGTAGTCTTGACGTGTTTTCGCTATATCATAAACTCACCACAAAGGGCAAAGGGAGACTTGACCCCTTTTGTTGTAAAAAATCGAATACGAGATGCGGGTCAGCGTGTATACAATTGTTCGGCGCTTTTTGCCGCTTTTTTTATCGTGGTTTGTCCTAAGTTGTTTCCCATAGTTACTGGGTCCATGCAATCAACTGTGACATGCTAGGAAATATTTGCATTTTCTTAAATGGAAAATTTAAGTGATATATTTTCTAAGTATTTCTTTTGCTTCCAAGGCGTCCCTGTCGTTAGCGTTAATATGGGTAATAAAGTTTGACAACCCAAGTAAATGCATAATGTAATTTGTCCTCTTTTCCTCAGTTCTTATTAAGTGACCGTCTAGTCCATATTTTTTGATGTAAAAAATTTCTTGGCGAAGTTTCCGCCTTTTCTCTCTACAAACATTAATTCTTTCGTTTACAACTAAACCAGTTGTAAACTGCCTTTGATGTTTGAACATTTGTTTGGTTTTGGTCTTGTTCAAAAGCAAGCCACTGTCTTTAAAAACCATGTTGATAAAAGATATTAATTTTCCGACATCAAATTCTCCAGAGAAAGTCAAATCGTCTGAATATCTGGTGTATCGAATTTTTCTTGCCAGGCAGTAGCCTGCGATCCGCGCATCGCAACGATTCATGAAAATATTTGATAGTGTTGGACTAGTTGGTGCACCTTGAGGTAAGCAGTTTTTTAATGTTGTTAAACCTGTGAGCATTGCAGAGACCTCAGCTGAATACCCTATGTTTTTGAAGATATGAAAAACATTTTGCCCCTTAATCGAGGGAAAGAAATCTTTAACATCTATTCGCAATACTTGTTTTTGTCTTAGATGAAACCTTGCATTATCTTTTATCGAAAATCCTACAACATACGCCTTGGCAAATTTGCTAATTGTGACTTGGCTTAAAATGTTATCAAGTATCCACCTCTGAATCTCTTTTAAGCTAGGAAGAGGCTCACATATTGTGCGCATTGTATCTGATGATTTTTTCTTTATTTTATAACACCTGTAGAATTGATCAGATTTCGTGCTAGATGCGTTGCGAATATAGTCAATATTATACCCAACTAATCTTGACAAATGATTCTGGCTGAAGATGATTGGCAAGTTTGCTTTATACAAACCCCTAGCATATGACAGTGCATGTTGCATGCTCTTTTCATCTAAGGATTTAGCAGTTGCTTGTATCGTGAATTCTTTACGATATTTTTTCCAATTCATAGCACAAAAAAATTAGCTAACGGCCTCACTACATACGGACATAATCACCGAGATGCAGGACAAATCCTTGCATTTCGGCCCTCAAGGACGAGATGCAAGGATTTGTCCTGCATCTCGGGGCTGGAGGCTTTTGCGGAAGCGGGGCGAAGATTCGCCAACTCTTTCCAAGAGTTGGTGAATCTTCGCCTGGGCTTGAAAGCAAGTTCTCCCCAGAATGGCGACTCGCCATTCCGTGGCTAAGCCACTAAGGCTAGTGAGGCCGCAGCTAAACTTTTAATTTCCTTATAGTAGTTAATCGTGGAATATAAATTTCACCGATTCCTATTGAATCGATTTTTTCTGAATCCAAAGGAATTATCCACGGCTCTTTACCTTTAGATTTCTTTTGTGCTGAAGCGATAAAAATACGTCCCGCATCAGTTACAATTAAATCTTCTTCTTGTCCATGGGTATCATAATTAAGAAACCCTTTCTCCAATGCTTCATTTACAAGCAAAAAGTATTGTGAATATTGGATTCCATGTCGAAATAATTTTTCGATTGGAGATTTGTTGTCAATAGATTGTAGCACTAAGGCCAAATTAAAACTCATGTGACTTTACCGATAAAATGGAGCTGTGCCTGAGCCGTTATCTGCCCAATATACAGGAAAAGTATTATTTGGAGTTCTGAAAGGCATAGTCACTAGTGCTTCACTTGAAGCAAAACCAAGATAATGCTTACTGTTACTTATTATTCTAGCAGAAATACCTTTCATTATTTCAATTGCTTTTCCAATTTCTGTAATCTTCTGTGAATCAGTTAGGCCTTTTTTTCTAATATGGTTTGCCCAGACATCGAAACCCGCATTTTTTAGTTTTTCTTTTCCTTCGGACTGGCATACTGCGCACATAACTGCAACGACATCGGTGCTTTTTCTAAAATTAGATTCATATGCTGATAATGCTTTAAGTGCAGAACGACCAGTTCCTATGAAATCATCGACAAAAATTAACAAACAATCACCCCGATCAGCTAGACTGTTACCTAATGCTGTCATTAAATCTTTTGATTCAATTTTAAGATTGTTTGTCAGTCCATTTTGTCGGCACATTAAGTTTAATTGGTGGTATGCAGGGTACAATACTGATGACTGACTTTTTGTATTTTGACTATCATCAGGTGCTATAAGGGGCAGGAAATAAACCTCCTCAAAACCTGCTATTAATTCGATACTAATGTCGCAATATATTTCCCGGAAACATCGTTGCATAGCGTTTGCGTCAACATAGAGATAGTCTTCTGTTAATTTCAACAATAAGTCAGCTTCATCATCTGATAATCCCTCGATTATTTTTATAAAATTAGTCAGTATATCTTCAAACCCAGCTTCTTCGAATTTTTTAAACCAATTTTTCTGGATAAATATTTTGTTTAACCTAGGAAAATATTTTGTTATTTCAGCCATTCTGAGAACGTACCATGATAAATGTTTGTGTAAATTAAAAGGTTCTATAATTAGAATAACTTTTCAACTCAGGCAATTTTCACTGAGGCCGAACAGTGTTAATACATGGACAATGTCCATCATATTACCTTATATCTGGCCACTTTTTCCACCTATTTTGGTATTGATAGCTCTATATGGAAAAAAGTGTCCACTTATTACTTTTTTCTTCATTTTGTCCATGTAATGCTAATCAATGTAAGGCAATAAGGGGTCGGGCCGCCGCAAGCACTCGTGATTTAAGAACAAACATCCCATAAAAAGCTATTTTCTGTACTTAGCTGTTCATTTTTGGTGCTAAAATTGGCACTGCAAGGAATCTGCGTCTCTCGAAGTTCAAAACTTTCATCAACTTTATGAATCCCTCGGTGGATCGCCCTCATTCCAAGTTCATTTTTAATTTTCTCAACAAAAGTTTGACTCCCAACTGCGACGCTTTGTGTCCATTTACTCTCACGCAGCTGCTTATCTGCTTTTAAGGTATCTTCAACCCAGTTAGCATGCATCTCTTTAAGTTCTACAACTGAATTTAGACCAAGGAGTTCTGTTAGCAGTCTGTAATTAATAATTGCATAACGTTGCTTTTGGTTTTGTATTTCATTATATCCACTCCAGTTCCATTCAGAGGGATGTCCCACTACTCCTGTACGCACCATATTCATATCAATATAAGCGAGGCATTTCACAAGATGGGTGTCATTTTCAATAGCCGTTGCATGGTACCTATCTTCCCAGTATGCCCCATGACGTTTTTTTCTTCGATTATATTCTTGTCCAACTTGTCCCGCTACCAATTGCATTGACCTGGGAATAGTATCTCGGTTGCCGTTATCTGACACCAACAGATGTATGTGGTTGGAAGTGGCGATATAATTCAGTACATCAAGACCATACCTTTGTTTTGCCTTGAATAGTAGCTCCAACCATCTATTTCTATCTCTAGAAAACTTAAGCAGAAATTCCTTTTTATGACATCGGTGAGTTATATGCCATACACATCCAGGCATGTAATATCGTTTTGCGCGTGGCATATCTGCTGCTTTTCCTTAAACCCACTATTTTAGCACCAAAAGTGCTGCCCTAAGATCATTTCGAGTGACTTTATTTGAGACATTCTTTGTTATTTCAAACTATTGAGGCGGCCCGACCCCTTTTTGGTCGCTAAAAGTGAACTGTATGAGCTTCGGCAGCAACAGGTTAAGCCCATTCTACAGAAATTTAAAACCTGGCTGATCAAAAGATCCAGTACAGTTGTTCCAAGAAGTCTTCTTGGCCAGGCTATTTCTTACTGCTTAGGGCAATGGCATCGGCTGGAAAACTATATCAAAAGTGGTCATGCTGGAATAGATAACAATGTTGCTGAAAATGCTATTCGCCCCTTTGTGGTGGGAAGAAAAAACTGGCTGTTCTCTGGAACACCTGAAGGTGCAGGCGCCAGCGCCACTCTTTACAGCCTTATCGAAACTGCTAAGGCTAATCGACTTGAGCCTTACAGTTACCTGCGCTATCTGTTTGAGAAATTGCCTACGACGACACCAGACGAGCTTTGTAGCCTGCTGCCGCAAAACCTTTCACCTGAAAAACTTGTCTTGCCCCATATGGCAAGTGGGGTTTAATTCCCGCTTACTTTATTTCTGCATCGTCATCGACCCAACATTTCATCATAAATGAAAGTCGAGTATCCTTTCTCAGAACTTTTAGTTTGTCTAAAACAGAAGGTACTGGTGACTTAGCTAAATCAGAGTTGGTCATGCTTTCATGATTATTACGGTTTATCCTACCGCCCTGAATGTACCTAACATGACTTTCAAACTCATCTAAGCAAAATGGTCTAGGTTTATCACGGTCGAATTCCAGAATGTCTGAAGTATCTTTGCCATCACACAAATCTGGATCGTCGAAATTTTCTAAATGGTTAAGTGCCTCGGTACCAAACTCTCTTGGACAGGGTTTGACAATTCCTGCGGCAACCATTCTTGCATGGGCGAGTGCTTTTTGAACTACATTGTTTTGACGTGTAGCACTTCTTTCTGTTTTACCGATAACGAGATTGGTGAACTCATCACTAGACATCAACCAATACGGTAACTTTATTTCTTCCTGACCGTCATCACCTGCTGCAATGTCATATGCACGAAACTGTACAGCTCTCTCTTTAAAGGCTGAACCATACTCACCATGAGGATCGACAACCACTATTTGAGGGGACAACTCTTTATCATTATTTTTATGGGAAAGTACGCTATGGATAATAGCAGCTACGGTACCTGATTTACCTGACCCTGTAGAACCGAGAACAGCACAATGCATACCAAACATCTTATTGATGTTCGCTCTGCATTTTGTTGATTCAGATGCACTATAAACCGCAAAAGGGATTAATGGGTCGACAGCTTCATCTCTTGTTCCCTCTGCCGAACGATAGACAAAAGATATTTCTTCGTTGGTTAGAAGGAATACGCCTTGCTGGGGTAAAGGGTAGGTTTTAATACCACGTTTAAAAGCCAAAGTTGATTTTGTATTATTCCAGCTGCCTTCAGCCAGCAGTTGGACTTCCATTACACGCTGATCAGAATCAGCAGTTACAGGCATACCTGCTTCAATTAACTCTTCTGATCGCATTCTGAGCATTGTCACTAAACCAAAAATTATTTTTCGGCCATAGTGAATTTTAACCATACTACCTATTTGGCCGATAGGGTAAACACGACCATTAAAAGTTCTTGTTAATTCTGATATTTTATCGGAAATCTCAACTTTAATATTGGTTCCTGATACCTCGACAACTTGGCCTATTTTCAACTCTTCA comes from Desulfocapsa sulfexigens DSM 10523 and encodes:
- a CDS encoding ABC transporter permease, which translates into the protein MNKHKHFIKIIIKTACSSLLQHKLRSTLSTLGIICGVMAVVAIIAIGDGAKQETLRQIEKMGVNNIYIRADQLTPEQRSRAREHHSAGLQDDDRYRLQSNNSFISDTAAARERALNLTGLPEHLSPKLVECTASYGRILGIKLDNGRFISESDTGERNQVCVLGWQIASRLGENGRLGQSLRIGDQLFQVVGVLNRQDLSNTAETQFTMQNLNDTIFFPLDVIESDSRTNNTSSYDKPPLSEIIVRIHSTDQISTAAMLIRRSLEIAHNGVDDFQLVIPLELLAQSQRIQHIFNIVLGIIAALSLIIGGIGIMNIMLANISERIKEIGLRRAVGASPEHILAQFLSEAVLLTFTGGLLGIVGGIFLSLVIGSLTKWPITFSIPGLIVPLVVAILIGLFFGLYPAQKASRIDPIVALGSST
- a CDS encoding ABC transporter ATP-binding protein encodes the protein MLISTRELRHHYPHGSGKIEVLHGVDMDVHHGEFIAVMGASGSGKSTLLHILGCLLRPSSGSYFLNNRDILQLKEKELARLRANTVAHVFQNFHLLPAMTVMENVLLPALYNGMAPEQAGENARRAIDQVGLDKRMMHKPAELSGGEMQRVTIARALAMQPELILADEPTGNLDHSSTLEVLSLFQEINKQGCTVIMVTHDRDVAKLARSTRYMIDGYLE
- a CDS encoding efflux RND transporter periplasmic adaptor subunit, encoding MKRFFLLTAVLVFFAFTLTQVLWSSDEQVQEKPSSFTTATLRDFQITVKTLGTLEAVNAYFVSSSIKGAGAKVIYLAPDGYPVKKGDVLVRFDPTQFEEIIAELSAQIDDLSAGVNAAEQLLEWEKTELAQRVTTSDYNLKVARLEFDRLVQGEGPITLTQYQDERDKAQSELKRYQDYVRDLKLLADDGYSNPAEISRGQEKIDTFTEQFASADRRYKSYRDLVLPSLTESSKAKVENAKLAYQQIRQAGVHKIARAQAAIQQVMAKLKAKQTALEQAESELDKTVLRAPFDGLLIHHESFYNGEMRTVREGDTVIINSPILYLPDIESLIVKSTIREIDLHKVAIGQSTTITVEAYPDISFPARLSFIGALAKKRPGRREGEKYFQVHFSFDRVEKKLRPGMSARIIIETANLQQALSLPVEAVFHDSSGHYCYVKNGSKLVLRRIHTGYSNENFIEVTDGLKAGETVSMIHPVIN
- a CDS encoding TolC family protein, with translation MNYKLQSFFNIVAFLTLLTVHIPSSGYAAVEPVRLTLETAVARALRYNRNLISDTLDLDNSRLNMEAAQNTFDIKVNPLSSINYTSNPEEEQSIWRVGGLISKKFTSGVILNLEPSIEKETDEYGAGVGFSLAIPLIRGLGKDINLDSVYASEYALASSDRTLHQKKVNTILNTVTTVYTLIREQHLVSLYTEQLKHLKVHLKSAIVKEKSGIAKSMDIYRAEIRIKDIQESLSLARERVAEIADRLKDIVALPLDSPIYVEAPQEYTLITMKREQAVKIALKQRIESFQSKADIAEAMRREKIARHNTLPELKLVSTYTRRGRSSDFGDVLFFDEDRWSIGLTSSTDLARSEEKTAWAKSRLAVKRENLKFESSQQNIIREVRTVLNSLEKSEERIALRREQLIQATGKQRLAHIKFQYNEADNFDLIESQTQVERARVNLMSDEINYIINGYRLRAVMGTLLAYSPETKP
- a CDS encoding retron St85 family RNA-directed DNA polymerase, which encodes MNWKKYRKEFTIQATAKSLDEKSMQHALSYARGLYKANLPIIFSQNHLSRLVGYNIDYIRNASSTKSDQFYRCYKIKKKSSDTMRTICEPLPSLKEIQRWILDNILSQVTISKFAKAYVVGFSIKDNARFHLRQKQVLRIDVKDFFPSIKGQNVFHIFKNIGYSAEVSAMLTGLTTLKNCLPQGAPTSPTLSNIFMNRCDARIAGYCLARKIRYTRYSDDLTFSGEFDVGKLISFINMVFKDSGLLLNKTKTKQMFKHQRQFTTGLVVNERINVCREKRRKLRQEIFYIKKYGLDGHLIRTEEKRTNYIMHLLGLSNFITHINANDRDALEAKEILRKYIT
- a CDS encoding phosphoribosyltransferase-like protein, which gives rise to MAEITKYFPRLNKIFIQKNWFKKFEEAGFEDILTNFIKIIEGLSDDEADLLLKLTEDYLYVDANAMQRCFREIYCDISIELIAGFEEVYFLPLIAPDDSQNTKSQSSVLYPAYHQLNLMCRQNGLTNNLKIESKDLMTALGNSLADRGDCLLIFVDDFIGTGRSALKALSAYESNFRKSTDVVAVMCAVCQSEGKEKLKNAGFDVWANHIRKKGLTDSQKITEIGKAIEIMKGISARIISNSKHYLGFASSEALVTMPFRTPNNTFPVYWADNGSGTAPFYR
- a CDS encoding transposase; translation: MPRAKRYYMPGCVWHITHRCHKKEFLLKFSRDRNRWLELLFKAKQRYGLDVLNYIATSNHIHLLVSDNGNRDTIPRSMQLVAGQVGQEYNRRKKRHGAYWEDRYHATAIENDTHLVKCLAYIDMNMVRTGVVGHPSEWNWSGYNEIQNQKQRYAIINYRLLTELLGLNSVVELKEMHANWVEDTLKADKQLRESKWTQSVAVGSQTFVEKIKNELGMRAIHRGIHKVDESFELRETQIPCSANFSTKNEQLSTENSFLWDVCS
- a CDS encoding IS66 family transposase, whose protein sequence is MVAKSELYELRQQQVKPILQKFKTWLIKRSSTVVPRSLLGQAISYCLGQWHRLENYIKSGHAGIDNNVAENAIRPFVVGRKNWLFSGTPEGAGASATLYSLIETAKANRLEPYSYLRYLFEKLPTTTPDELCSLLPQNLSPEKLVLPHMASGV
- a CDS encoding ATP-binding protein, with product MFTPSEELKIGQVVEVSGTNIKVEISDKISELTRTFNGRVYPIGQIGSMVKIHYGRKIIFGLVTMLRMRSEELIEAGMPVTADSDQRVMEVQLLAEGSWNNTKSTLAFKRGIKTYPLPQQGVFLLTNEEISFVYRSAEGTRDEAVDPLIPFAVYSASESTKCRANINKMFGMHCAVLGSTGSGKSGTVAAIIHSVLSHKNNDKELSPQIVVVDPHGEYGSAFKERAVQFRAYDIAAGDDGQEEIKLPYWLMSSDEFTNLVIGKTERSATRQNNVVQKALAHARMVAAGIVKPCPREFGTEALNHLENFDDPDLCDGKDTSDILEFDRDKPRPFCLDEFESHVRYIQGGRINRNNHESMTNSDLAKSPVPSVLDKLKVLRKDTRLSFMMKCWVDDDAEIK